One window of the Thermoleophilaceae bacterium genome contains the following:
- a CDS encoding PQQ-dependent sugar dehydrogenase, with amino-acid sequence MRGAWPATVALLTVVGGWAALGAETSESQSSSLRLVRVGTFDSPTFVTAPPGDRNRVFVVEQGGTIRVVRNGRILRRAFLDIRRDVSSGGERGLLSMAFAPDYERSRRFYVYFTDRSGHTRVQEFLRSRRSADRADRRSRRQVLFQRQPFPNHNGGQLQFGPDRLLYVGMGDGGSGGDPQGNGQDLGTFLGKVLRIDPRRRGGRRYTVPRSNPFRGRRGARPEIYAYGLRNPWRFSFDRRTGALTLADVGQSAVEEVNYLREGRARGANFGWNVFEGRRRFTAGSAPGHVRPVLQRLHTEGACSITGGYVVRDRALRALYGRYVYGDFCEPRIRSALLRSGRARGDRATGLRVEGISSFGEDALGRVYVASLDGPVHRLAAR; translated from the coding sequence ATGAGGGGCGCCTGGCCGGCGACCGTCGCGCTGCTCACCGTGGTCGGCGGCTGGGCGGCGCTCGGCGCCGAGACGTCCGAGTCCCAGTCGAGCTCGCTGCGGCTCGTCCGCGTGGGCACGTTCGACTCGCCCACCTTCGTCACGGCGCCGCCCGGCGATCGCAACCGCGTCTTCGTGGTCGAGCAGGGCGGCACGATCCGCGTGGTCCGCAACGGGCGGATCCTGCGACGCGCCTTCCTCGACATCCGCCGCGACGTGAGCTCGGGCGGCGAGCGCGGCCTGCTGTCGATGGCGTTCGCACCCGACTACGAGCGCAGCCGCCGCTTCTACGTGTACTTCACGGACCGCAGCGGGCACACGCGAGTCCAGGAGTTCCTGCGCTCGCGGCGCAGCGCAGACCGCGCGGACCGCCGCTCTCGGCGCCAGGTGCTGTTCCAGCGCCAGCCCTTCCCCAACCACAACGGTGGGCAGCTCCAGTTCGGCCCCGACCGCCTCCTCTACGTCGGCATGGGTGACGGCGGCAGCGGCGGCGACCCCCAGGGCAACGGGCAGGATCTCGGCACCTTCCTGGGCAAGGTGCTGCGCATCGACCCGCGCCGCCGTGGCGGGCGGCGCTACACCGTTCCGCGCAGCAACCCGTTCCGCGGGCGCCGGGGAGCGCGGCCGGAGATCTACGCATACGGCCTGCGCAATCCCTGGCGCTTCTCGTTCGACCGGCGGACCGGCGCCCTCACGCTCGCCGACGTGGGTCAGAGCGCGGTCGAGGAGGTCAACTACCTGCGTGAGGGACGCGCCCGCGGCGCCAACTTCGGCTGGAACGTGTTCGAGGGGCGCCGGCGCTTCACCGCGGGGAGCGCACCCGGGCACGTGCGGCCGGTGCTTCAGCGCCTGCACACGGAGGGCGCCTGCTCCATCACGGGCGGCTACGTCGTGCGCGACCGCGCGCTGCGCGCGCTCTACGGACGCTACGTGTACGGCGACTTCTGCGAGCCCCGGATCCGCTCGGCGCTGTTGCGCAGCGGCCGCGCCCGCGGCGACCGCGCCACCGGCCTGCGCGTGGAGGGCATCTCCTCGTTCGGGGAGGACGCGCTCGGGCGCGTGTACGTGGCGTCGCTCGACGGCCCGGTCCACCGTCTTGCCGCACGCTGA
- a CDS encoding class I SAM-dependent methyltransferase: MDADDIRRRRDEVAERHGAWTAHNIHLGHGVYTMGDPSAGGNESRMRRAVQATADLTGRPFEQLRVVDLGSLEGSYAVEFASRGAAVVAVEGREANIEKVRLAKEALALERLDLVQDDVRNFSRERYGAFDVVLAVGIVYHLDVPVVFEFLANIAAACTNVAIVDTEIGAAEAATETQVHDGVAYRGFFYEEPTGAPHDRDVLWSSIGNPRSFVFSRASLHNALLQAGFTTTAECHGPPVIDARVERATFLALKGERQRFVSIPALNDLAPREVPEFTLALPGAAGTPPAPAPLPLARLRRLVPAAVKRRVRHLMDGR, from the coding sequence GTGGACGCCGACGACATCCGCCGGCGCAGGGACGAGGTGGCCGAGCGCCACGGCGCCTGGACCGCGCACAACATCCACCTCGGCCACGGCGTCTACACGATGGGGGACCCGTCCGCCGGCGGCAACGAGTCGCGCATGCGCCGTGCCGTGCAGGCCACGGCCGATCTCACCGGCCGTCCGTTCGAGCAGCTGCGCGTGGTCGACCTGGGCTCCCTCGAAGGCAGCTATGCGGTGGAGTTCGCAAGCCGCGGCGCGGCGGTGGTCGCGGTGGAGGGGCGCGAGGCGAACATCGAGAAGGTGCGCTTGGCGAAGGAGGCGCTGGCGCTCGAGCGGCTCGACCTGGTCCAGGACGATGTGCGCAACTTCAGCCGGGAGCGCTATGGCGCGTTCGACGTGGTGCTCGCCGTCGGGATCGTCTACCACCTCGATGTTCCGGTTGTGTTCGAGTTCCTGGCGAACATCGCCGCGGCGTGCACGAACGTTGCCATCGTCGACACCGAGATCGGCGCGGCGGAGGCGGCCACCGAGACCCAGGTGCACGACGGAGTGGCCTATCGCGGCTTCTTCTACGAGGAGCCCACGGGCGCCCCGCACGATCGCGACGTGCTGTGGTCGTCGATCGGCAATCCCCGCAGCTTCGTCTTCAGCCGGGCGTCGTTGCACAATGCGCTCCTGCAGGCGGGCTTCACGACGACGGCGGAGTGCCACGGCCCACCGGTGATCGACGCCCGGGTGGAGCGCGCCACCTTCCTGGCGTTGAAGGGTGAGCGGCAGCGGTTCGTCTCGATCCCCGCCCTCAACGACCTCGCGCCCCGCGAGGTGCCCGAGTTCACCCTGGCCCTCCCGGGCGCCGCGGGGACGCCGCCGGCGCCTGCCCCACTGCCGTTGGCGAGGCTCCGCCGGCTCGTGCCGGCGGCGGTCAAGCGGCGGGTGCGCCACCTGATGGACGGCCGCTAG
- a CDS encoding glycoside hydrolase family 2 TIM barrel-domain containing protein, producing MTRILTSLSLALVLAAVAAAPAPAQVSVPSKRVLYADGHGGRHLMDGTWLFRLDPADQGLARGFARSRSAAGWTNVSVPNAWNATDLSDDSQRGTVGWYRKDFRLPRGARPAAWAFRFESVNYRARVFLNGREMGRHEGGYVPFEVPARAIRRRGVNRLVVRVDNRRTSNDLPPGRDQANGRPGGGWWNYGGLLREVYLRRIERVDLAELFARPVLPCRRCAATVVVRGVLRNPGRRPQRARLRVTVGGLRGASPAVRIPGRGSREVQARIRIPDPRLWEPGDPELYKLRARVQVGRRSGGSWSAHVGVRSLRVDSGGRMRLNGRPVQLRGASMHEDHPALGAALGSAERRFNVSLLQDLGATVTRAHYPLHPETYEMLDRSGILVWNQVPFYQLRNDAMRRRAVRDKGLRMLEAMIRRDRNHPSVFVWSVANELPTRISAGQRRYLQASAALVRRLDPSRLSGIDFAGYPTATPSVAYRDFDALGVNSYFGWYPGPSGQIVERDLLSPYIDQLHEHYPTEALFVTEFGAEANREGPIDERGTFAFQQEFMQFHVSTYDSNPHVNGAIAWILRDFRVRPDWDGGNPLPEPPVNFKGLVTMDGQRKPAFEDTARMYRNVAPLR from the coding sequence GTGACTCGCATCCTCACGAGCCTCAGCCTCGCGCTGGTCCTCGCAGCCGTCGCGGCCGCACCGGCGCCTGCGCAGGTGTCGGTGCCCTCGAAGCGGGTGCTCTACGCCGACGGCCACGGCGGCCGCCACCTCATGGACGGCACCTGGCTCTTCCGCCTCGATCCCGCCGACCAGGGGCTGGCCCGGGGGTTCGCCCGCAGCCGCTCCGCGGCCGGCTGGACCAACGTCAGCGTGCCGAACGCCTGGAACGCCACCGACCTCTCCGACGACAGCCAGCGCGGCACGGTGGGCTGGTACCGCAAGGACTTCCGGCTGCCGCGCGGCGCGCGCCCAGCGGCCTGGGCGTTCCGCTTCGAATCCGTGAACTACCGCGCCCGCGTCTTCCTCAACGGGCGCGAGATGGGCCGTCACGAGGGCGGCTACGTGCCGTTCGAGGTGCCGGCGCGCGCCATCCGCCGCCGCGGCGTCAACCGGCTCGTGGTCCGCGTGGACAACCGCCGCACGAGCAACGACCTCCCGCCCGGTCGCGACCAGGCCAACGGCCGGCCCGGTGGGGGCTGGTGGAACTACGGCGGCCTGCTGCGCGAGGTCTATCTCCGGCGCATCGAGCGCGTGGACCTGGCCGAGCTGTTCGCCCGGCCCGTGCTGCCCTGCCGGCGCTGCGCCGCCACCGTGGTCGTGCGCGGCGTGCTGCGCAACCCGGGCCGCCGGCCACAGCGGGCCAGGCTGCGCGTGACCGTCGGCGGCCTTCGCGGCGCGTCGCCGGCGGTGCGCATCCCGGGCCGCGGCTCCCGAGAGGTGCAGGCGCGCATCCGCATACCCGATCCGCGCCTATGGGAGCCGGGCGACCCCGAGCTCTACAAGCTCCGGGCGCGCGTGCAGGTGGGCCGGCGCTCGGGCGGCTCGTGGTCGGCCCACGTGGGCGTGCGCTCGCTGCGCGTGGACTCGGGCGGCCGCATGCGCCTCAACGGGCGGCCGGTGCAGCTGCGCGGCGCCAGCATGCACGAGGACCACCCCGCCCTCGGCGCCGCACTCGGATCGGCCGAGCGGCGCTTCAACGTGTCGCTGCTGCAGGACCTGGGCGCCACGGTCACCCGCGCCCACTACCCGCTCCACCCGGAGACGTACGAGATGCTCGACCGCTCCGGCATCCTCGTCTGGAACCAGGTCCCCTTCTACCAGCTGCGCAACGACGCCATGCGGCGCAGGGCGGTGCGCGACAAGGGCCTGCGCATGCTCGAGGCGATGATCCGGCGCGACCGCAACCACCCTTCCGTCTTCGTCTGGAGCGTGGCCAACGAGCTGCCCACGCGTATCAGCGCGGGGCAGCGCCGCTACCTCCAGGCGTCGGCGGCGCTTGTCCGCCGCCTCGACCCCAGCCGCCTGTCCGGCATCGACTTCGCGGGCTATCCGACCGCCACGCCGTCGGTGGCCTACCGCGATTTCGACGCCCTCGGCGTGAACAGCTACTTCGGCTGGTACCCGGGGCCCAGCGGCCAGATCGTCGAGCGCGACCTGCTCTCCCCCTACATCGACCAGCTCCACGAGCACTACCCGACGGAGGCTCTGTTCGTGACGGAGTTCGGCGCGGAGGCCAACCGCGAGGGGCCCATCGACGAGCGGGGCACGTTCGCCTTCCAGCAGGAGTTCATGCAGTTCCACGTGTCCACCTACGACAGCAACCCCCACGTGAACGGCGCCATCGCCTGGATCCTGCGCGACTTCCGCGTGCGCCCGGACTGGGACGGCGGCAACCCGCTGCCCGAGCCGCCGGTGAACTTCAAGGGCCTGGTGACGATGGACGGCCAGCGCAAGCCCGCGTTCGAGGACACGGCTCGCATGTATCGCAACGTCGCGCCCCTGCGCTAG
- a CDS encoding SDR family oxidoreductase, with translation MNTGLGDKVVLVTGGSSGIGLAMAQAFAAEGAQLAVTYRDRREQAEAVVGAARNGVAVRMDLESPHTIGEAVATVVRRLGGIDVLVVNAVRWPQVSSDRFEDQPDDEWQGVLRANLEGAFATVRAALPAMRQRPWGRVVLISSGIAEEGHPVTWSYAAAKAGLHGFARTLAWDLGRDEILVNVVGTGFTATDRNRERFPEELRERMAGLVPQRRLSGPEDVARLVLFLGSQANSSVTGEVVREGTSAARTPLVAMA, from the coding sequence GTGAACACGGGACTCGGCGACAAGGTGGTTCTCGTCACCGGCGGGTCATCTGGAATCGGCCTTGCGATGGCCCAGGCCTTCGCGGCCGAGGGGGCGCAGCTGGCCGTGACCTACCGCGATCGGCGTGAGCAGGCGGAGGCCGTCGTCGGCGCGGCCCGGAACGGCGTGGCAGTCCGGATGGACCTGGAGTCGCCCCATACCATCGGCGAGGCAGTGGCCACGGTCGTTCGGCGCCTGGGCGGCATCGACGTGCTGGTGGTCAACGCGGTGCGCTGGCCGCAGGTGAGCAGCGACCGCTTCGAGGATCAGCCGGACGACGAGTGGCAGGGCGTCCTGCGCGCCAACCTCGAGGGGGCGTTCGCCACCGTGCGGGCGGCGCTGCCGGCGATGCGGCAACGGCCCTGGGGGCGGGTGGTGCTGATCTCATCGGGCATCGCCGAGGAAGGACACCCGGTCACTTGGTCCTACGCCGCGGCCAAGGCCGGACTGCACGGGTTCGCGCGCACGCTGGCGTGGGACCTCGGCCGTGACGAGATCCTCGTGAACGTCGTGGGCACCGGCTTCACGGCCACCGACCGCAACCGTGAGCGGTTCCCGGAGGAGCTGCGCGAGCGCATGGCGGGACTCGTACCCCAGCGCCGGCTGTCTGGCCCCGAGGACGTCGCCCGGCTCGTGCTGTTCCTCGGATCCCAGGCCAACTCGAGCGTCACCGGCGAGGTCGTGCGAGAGGGGACCTCTGCCGCGCGCACGCCGCTGGTCGCGATGGCCTAG
- a CDS encoding MarR family transcriptional regulator has translation MARRAAPLPRSLAQAFKAARGQLQRELEPHGVHAGQDYLLEVLWEEDGLGVGAIAERLGIEAPTVVRTVQRMEASGLVRRVRDPHDRRRARVVLTDRGRAVEPAVRRALDAVTRSATRGFSAQERDTLRELLERVRTNLR, from the coding sequence ATGGCTCGCCGCGCGGCGCCCCTTCCCCGCTCCCTGGCCCAGGCGTTCAAGGCCGCGCGCGGCCAGCTTCAGCGCGAGCTGGAGCCCCACGGGGTGCACGCGGGCCAGGACTATCTCCTCGAGGTCCTGTGGGAGGAAGATGGCTTGGGCGTGGGAGCGATCGCCGAACGGCTCGGCATCGAGGCGCCCACCGTGGTGCGCACGGTCCAGCGCATGGAGGCCTCCGGCCTCGTGCGCCGCGTCCGTGATCCGCACGATCGCCGACGGGCGCGAGTGGTGCTCACCGATCGCGGCCGCGCCGTGGAGCCCGCCGTTCGCCGAGCCCTCGATGCCGTCACGCGGTCCGCGACGAGGGGGTTCTCGGCGCAGGAGCGCGACACGTTGCGCGAGCTCTTGGAGCGCGTCCGCACCAACCTCCGCTAG
- the bktB gene encoding beta-ketothiolase BktB yields the protein MTDVVISSAARTAVGSYGKSLKDVPTTELGAIAVRSAMERAKIEPGDVQQVVFGNVIHSAPEDMYMARVVGIKAGIPKEAPAFTVNRLCGTGVQSIVSAAQSIQTGEADCVVAGGAENMSRGPYWMPDARWGARMGEAKMVDPVVGGLTDPFNNIHMGITAENLAESHWISREEQDAFALRSHQLAKAAIDGGRFEDEVVPVPVKVKRDTVDFTQDEHVRPEASMESMAKLKPVFKPDGTVTAGNASGMNDAGAAVVLMSKQRAEETGAPVRARILSYAYCGVDPKTMGIGPVPAVKKALDKAGLTIGDVDVVELNEAFAAQALAVMKDLELDPDKVNPNGGAIALGHPIAATGSVITAKILAEMEREDHDVGLVTLCIGGGQGIAMLLGRE from the coding sequence GTGACCGACGTCGTCATCTCCTCGGCCGCCCGCACGGCCGTCGGCTCCTATGGCAAGAGCCTCAAGGACGTTCCCACCACCGAGCTCGGCGCCATCGCCGTGAGGAGCGCCATGGAGCGCGCGAAGATCGAGCCCGGCGACGTGCAGCAGGTGGTGTTCGGCAACGTCATCCACTCCGCGCCCGAGGACATGTACATGGCTCGCGTGGTGGGCATCAAGGCCGGCATCCCCAAGGAGGCGCCGGCGTTCACGGTCAACCGCCTCTGCGGCACCGGCGTGCAGTCGATCGTCTCCGCCGCCCAGAGCATCCAGACCGGCGAGGCCGACTGCGTGGTTGCCGGCGGCGCCGAGAACATGAGCCGCGGCCCCTACTGGATGCCCGACGCCCGCTGGGGCGCGCGCATGGGCGAGGCCAAGATGGTGGACCCCGTCGTGGGCGGCCTCACGGACCCGTTCAACAACATCCACATGGGCATCACCGCGGAGAACCTGGCCGAGTCCCATTGGATCTCGCGCGAGGAGCAGGACGCGTTCGCGCTGCGCTCCCACCAGCTCGCCAAGGCCGCCATCGACGGCGGCCGGTTCGAGGACGAGGTCGTGCCGGTGCCCGTGAAGGTGAAGAGGGACACGGTGGACTTCACCCAGGACGAGCACGTGCGCCCCGAAGCCTCGATGGAGTCGATGGCCAAGCTCAAGCCCGTCTTCAAGCCCGACGGCACCGTCACCGCCGGCAACGCGTCCGGCATGAACGACGCCGGCGCGGCGGTGGTCCTGATGTCCAAGCAGCGGGCGGAGGAGACCGGGGCACCCGTGCGCGCGCGGATCCTGTCCTACGCGTACTGCGGCGTGGACCCCAAGACGATGGGCATCGGGCCGGTGCCCGCGGTCAAGAAGGCCCTCGACAAGGCCGGGCTCACCATCGGCGACGTCGACGTGGTCGAGCTCAACGAGGCCTTCGCCGCGCAGGCGTTGGCGGTGATGAAGGACCTCGAGCTCGACCCGGACAAGGTGAACCCCAACGGCGGGGCCATCGCGCTCGGCCATCCGATCGCCGCCACGGGCTCGGTGATCACCGCCAAGATCCTCGCCGAGATGGAGCGCGAGGACCACGACGTGGGCCTGGTCACGCTCTGCATCGGCGGAGGCCAGGGCATCGCGATGCTGCTCGGCCGGGAGTAG
- a CDS encoding SCP2 sterol-binding domain-containing protein, whose protein sequence is MAYFKDADEVYAYIGKLFQDLTEDDELRPKFQKADTIVQYQYRNPESQITVKMLEGQDGQVDFGDTTLEPEVVMTMEADTAHKFWLGKINVTVALARGQMKAKGPVAKILKLVPLVKPVFPRYRSMLEDAGRQDLVEAA, encoded by the coding sequence ATGGCCTACTTCAAGGACGCCGACGAGGTCTACGCCTACATCGGCAAGCTGTTCCAGGACCTCACCGAGGACGACGAGCTGCGGCCCAAGTTCCAGAAGGCCGACACGATCGTCCAGTACCAGTACCGCAACCCCGAGTCGCAGATCACCGTGAAGATGCTCGAGGGCCAGGACGGGCAGGTCGACTTCGGCGACACGACGCTGGAGCCCGAGGTCGTCATGACGATGGAGGCCGACACCGCACACAAGTTCTGGCTCGGCAAAATCAATGTCACGGTGGCGCTTGCACGCGGCCAGATGAAGGCCAAGGGGCCCGTGGCGAAGATCCTCAAGCTCGTGCCGCTGGTCAAGCCGGTCTTCCCGCGCTACCGGTCGATGCTCGAGGACGCCGGCCGCCAGGACCTGGTCGAGGCGGCCTGA
- a CDS encoding iron-containing alcohol dehydrogenase: MEASEALDARQMAGFKDFYQFVWATRVVSGKGLVDGAGFEFAKEGAHRVFVVTDKVIRGTGLIDRVESGVTDGGLEVAGVFDHVPQDSAIDTVERCAAAAKEAGADSFLAVGGGSVMDTAKIADAVFSYGGGVHEYEGIYTLPREDDGLGAPLPIAPLACIPTTSGTGSEVSMAAVVKDHEAKVKLEFADFPFFPRLAILDPDSTATLPPAIAAATGMDAMTHAIEGYVSVDWSPHNDAQALHALRMIRQNLERAVHTPEDEEARGNMLIAASLAITASLGITHSMSHPCGGHYGVPHGVANAINLPHSIRYNARGGSDIAARYREVAEVLGSEPGGGDADMGDALADRVSEITSSVGLPKRLSEVGVPEEGIPLLVEGAIGDGCTLMNPRETGEDEFTELFKAAL, from the coding sequence GTGGAGGCATCCGAGGCGCTCGACGCCCGCCAGATGGCGGGCTTCAAGGACTTCTACCAGTTCGTCTGGGCCACGCGGGTGGTGTCGGGCAAGGGGCTCGTCGACGGCGCGGGCTTCGAGTTCGCCAAGGAGGGCGCGCACCGCGTCTTCGTCGTCACCGACAAGGTCATCCGCGGCACCGGGCTCATCGACCGGGTGGAGTCCGGCGTCACCGACGGCGGGCTCGAGGTGGCCGGCGTGTTCGACCACGTGCCGCAGGACTCCGCCATCGACACCGTCGAGCGCTGCGCCGCCGCCGCCAAGGAGGCGGGCGCCGACTCCTTCCTCGCGGTGGGGGGCGGCTCGGTGATGGACACGGCCAAGATCGCCGACGCCGTGTTCTCCTACGGCGGCGGGGTGCACGAGTACGAGGGCATCTACACGCTTCCGCGTGAGGACGATGGGCTGGGCGCGCCGCTTCCCATCGCGCCGCTCGCCTGCATCCCCACCACGTCGGGCACAGGCTCCGAGGTGTCCATGGCAGCCGTGGTCAAGGACCACGAGGCCAAGGTCAAGCTCGAGTTCGCGGACTTCCCGTTCTTCCCGCGGCTCGCCATCCTCGATCCCGACTCCACGGCCACGCTGCCGCCGGCGATCGCGGCCGCCACCGGCATGGACGCGATGACGCACGCCATCGAGGGCTACGTGTCCGTTGATTGGAGCCCGCACAACGACGCGCAGGCGCTGCACGCGCTGCGCATGATCCGCCAGAACCTCGAGCGCGCCGTGCACACGCCCGAGGACGAGGAGGCGCGCGGCAACATGCTCATCGCGGCCTCGCTCGCCATCACGGCGTCGCTGGGCATCACCCATTCGATGTCGCATCCGTGCGGCGGCCACTACGGCGTGCCGCACGGGGTGGCCAATGCCATCAACCTGCCGCACTCGATCCGCTACAACGCGCGCGGCGGCTCGGACATCGCGGCGCGCTACCGGGAGGTGGCCGAGGTGCTGGGGTCCGAGCCGGGCGGCGGCGACGCCGACATGGGCGACGCCCTGGCCGATCGCGTGAGCGAGATCACGAGCTCTGTGGGGCTGCCGAAGCGGCTGTCCGAGGTCGGCGTGCCCGAGGAGGGCATCCCGCTGCTGGTGGAGGGCGCCATCGGCGACGGCTGCACGCTGATGAACCCGCGCGAGACGGGCGAGGACGAGTTCACGGAGCTGTTCAAGGCGGCGCTGTAG
- a CDS encoding acetoacetate--CoA ligase, whose protein sequence is MADVLWEPSPERKERAALTRYMRERGFEDYDSLWAWSVSELDEFWASIWEYFDVQAAEPYERVLGSREMPGAEWFAGARLNYAEHIFRGKRPDDVAIRHASELRELGEMTWAELRHLTAGIATGLAQLGVARGDRVVAYMPNIPETIAAFLACASLGAVWSSCSPDFGARSVVDRFAQIEPKVLLCVDGYRYNGRDFDRRDVIAALQAEMPSLQCTVVLPYLDPTPDLTSLRDAMGWDGLFDNTPALVFDRVPFDHPLWVLYSSGTTGLPKAIVQGQGGILMEHLKKLHLHLDAQEGDRVFWFTTTGWMMWNFLVGVLLTPASIVLYDGSPGHPDLGVLWDLAERAGITCFGTSASFIANCMKEGVEPSAGRDLSALVSVGSTGSPLSPEGFEWVYEHVGRDTWLFSTSGGTDVCTAFVGGCPLLPVYRGELQARSLGCAVEAWDEDGNSVIDEVGELVITRPMPSMPLFFWNDPDGSRYQESYFSMYPGVWRHGDWIEITSRGTAVIYGRSDSTINRGGIRMGTSEIYRAVLAEPDVVDALVVDVPRGDGESWMPLFVVLREGVSLDDEVVGRLAARIRSDCSPRHVPNEVFAIDEVPRTLSGKALEVPVKRILMGTAPEKAASRDSLANPAALDWFVDFAARVA, encoded by the coding sequence TTGGCCGACGTCCTCTGGGAGCCCTCGCCCGAGCGGAAGGAGCGCGCAGCGCTCACCCGCTACATGCGGGAGAGGGGATTCGAGGACTACGACTCGCTGTGGGCGTGGTCGGTGTCCGAGCTCGACGAGTTCTGGGCGTCGATCTGGGAGTACTTCGACGTGCAGGCGGCGGAGCCTTACGAGCGCGTGCTGGGCTCGCGTGAGATGCCCGGCGCCGAGTGGTTCGCCGGCGCGCGGCTCAACTACGCGGAGCACATCTTCCGCGGCAAGCGCCCGGACGACGTCGCAATCCGGCACGCGTCGGAGCTGCGCGAGCTGGGGGAGATGACATGGGCGGAGCTGCGCCACCTCACGGCGGGCATCGCCACCGGCCTGGCGCAGCTCGGCGTCGCGCGCGGCGACCGGGTGGTGGCGTACATGCCCAACATCCCGGAGACGATCGCGGCGTTCCTCGCGTGCGCCTCGCTGGGGGCGGTGTGGTCGAGTTGCTCCCCGGACTTCGGCGCTCGCAGCGTGGTGGACCGCTTCGCGCAGATCGAGCCCAAGGTGCTGCTGTGCGTGGACGGCTACCGCTACAACGGCAGGGACTTCGACCGCCGCGACGTGATCGCCGCGCTCCAGGCCGAGATGCCCAGCCTGCAGTGCACGGTGGTGCTGCCCTACCTCGACCCCACCCCGGACCTCACGTCCTTGCGCGACGCGATGGGCTGGGACGGGCTGTTCGACAACACGCCCGCGCTGGTGTTCGACCGTGTGCCCTTCGACCACCCGCTGTGGGTGCTCTACTCATCGGGCACGACCGGGCTGCCCAAGGCCATCGTGCAGGGCCAGGGCGGCATCCTCATGGAGCACCTCAAGAAGCTCCACCTGCACCTGGACGCCCAGGAGGGCGACCGCGTCTTCTGGTTCACCACCACGGGCTGGATGATGTGGAACTTCCTGGTGGGCGTGCTGCTCACGCCGGCCTCGATCGTGCTCTACGACGGCTCGCCCGGGCACCCGGACCTCGGCGTGCTGTGGGACCTGGCCGAGCGCGCCGGGATCACGTGCTTCGGCACCAGCGCGTCGTTCATCGCCAACTGCATGAAGGAGGGCGTGGAGCCGTCGGCGGGGCGCGACCTCTCGGCGCTCGTGTCGGTGGGCTCCACCGGCTCGCCGCTCTCGCCCGAGGGCTTCGAGTGGGTGTATGAGCACGTGGGACGCGACACCTGGCTGTTCTCCACCTCCGGCGGCACCGACGTGTGCACGGCGTTCGTGGGCGGCTGCCCGCTGCTGCCCGTGTATCGCGGCGAGCTGCAGGCACGCTCCCTGGGCTGCGCGGTGGAGGCGTGGGACGAGGACGGCAACAGCGTGATTGACGAGGTGGGCGAGCTGGTGATCACCCGGCCCATGCCGTCGATGCCGCTGTTCTTCTGGAACGACCCGGATGGCTCGCGATACCAGGAGTCCTATTTCTCGATGTACCCCGGTGTGTGGCGTCACGGGGATTGGATCGAGATCACCTCGCGCGGCACGGCGGTGATCTACGGCCGCTCGGACTCGACCATCAACCGCGGCGGCATCCGAATGGGCACGAGCGAGATCTACCGCGCGGTACTGGCCGAGCCCGACGTCGTGGACGCGCTGGTGGTGGACGTGCCGCGCGGCGACGGCGAGTCGTGGATGCCTCTGTTCGTGGTGCTGCGCGAGGGCGTTTCGCTGGATGACGAGGTCGTGGGGAGGCTGGCCGCGCGCATCCGCTCCGACTGCTCGCCACGCCACGTGCCGAACGAGGTGTTCGCGATAGACGAGGTGCCGCGCACGCTGTCGGGCAAGGCGCTCGAGGTGCCGGTCAAGCGCATCCTCATGGGCACGGCGCCGGAGAAGGCCGCCAGCCGCGACTCGCTGGCCAACCCGGCCGCGCTGGACTGGTTCGTGGACTTCGCCGCGCGGGTCGCGTAG
- a CDS encoding methylated-DNA--[protein]-cysteine S-methyltransferase, whose protein sequence is MMQRLVVESPLGPLVLRGDHDALVGLAFARRGAAYGGDEGGVAGDAARRLSEYFAGSRSGFELPLRFERGSAFERRVWNALLEIPYGATTTYGELATALGEPGAARAVGAANGRNPIAIIVPCHRVIGAGGRLTGYGGGLPRKRALLALEGAAAADASRSPQLSF, encoded by the coding sequence ATGATGCAGCGGCTTGTCGTGGAGAGTCCCTTGGGGCCCTTGGTGCTTCGTGGTGACCATGACGCCCTGGTCGGCCTCGCGTTCGCGCGGCGGGGCGCTGCGTACGGAGGCGATGAAGGGGGAGTCGCCGGGGATGCCGCCCGCCGGCTCTCCGAGTACTTCGCCGGCTCGCGCTCCGGGTTCGAGCTGCCGCTGCGCTTCGAGCGCGGCTCTGCGTTCGAGCGGCGGGTGTGGAACGCGCTGCTGGAGATCCCCTACGGCGCCACGACCACCTACGGAGAGCTGGCCACGGCGCTCGGCGAGCCGGGCGCGGCCCGTGCCGTGGGAGCGGCCAACGGCCGCAACCCGATCGCGATCATCGTGCCCTGCCACAGGGTGATCGGTGCGGGCGGCCGGCTCACGGGCTACGGCGGCGGGCTGCCGCGCAAGCGGGCGCTGCTGGCGCTGGAGGGCGCGGCGGCGGCCGATGCGAGCCGCTCGCCCCAGCTGAGCTTCTGA